Part of the Vigna unguiculata cultivar IT97K-499-35 chromosome 3, ASM411807v1, whole genome shotgun sequence genome, ttctttaacCTCTGAAtctcttttaataaacaaacaaacatcAACTTGTTTATAGGCAACACATGTTTAAAATTAGtttggacaaaaaaaaaacattttttaatttgtaaaaaaaatagacaaaaaatttgagagaaaaaattaatacttcTCAACATTTGAATAAAGATGGTTTTGATTATGCATAATACTTATCGATAAGATTAATACTTATAAATCATGTTTGATACTTTTAAGCATTGTGTCACACTTTTTAGTAAGatcgatattttttttttgacaacaTTAATATTTCTGGATCTTACTTATTATTTCTCAacaagataatatatttataaaaaaaaaatatttctcgACAAGATATGGATAGTTCTCAactttatttgatattttttattatctaagtTTATACTTCTTAGCAAAACTAAcatattctaaatttattagtttatttgagatttaatttagtttttgaatCAATAATATATTTCGTTGGATATATATGtcctaaaaaaaatcatgagaaTAGGTTGAAAGAacatttcttatattatttctaattcTCTTTgttaatatcttaaatttaagataaatttcAATAATGTTTTCTAGAAAGTTTATTTTagattcattttaatattaatataaaatagactTAACAAAGTCAATTTCATAATCTTCtatgtatattataatttattaatattttcgaTCTATATCACAAaacatatttcttatttttaaattaactaaataattaaataatagcACTTCGTGAATAACGATGAGTGTCATAAAACTGAAAAGTCAAAATCACGCTTTAATTGATCAAATCAACATAAAAGTGAGATAGTCGTGTTTTAAAGTATTTCATGTGAGACATGTTCGTAGAAAGGAAAATTGCTAATAGTGTGAATACGAACTCATACTACGTATATATGCTCGTCaatacaacaaataaataatgtttcagtttcatttttatatatatgctCACTTGTCCTCGTAATTCAAAAGATTCCTCGTAAAATTTGGTCAAGATCAATCAGTTATGGAAGTTTTAACtggtatatttaaaaatgtatttcttttgtttcttaaaacttttattctgtattcaaaattttatatatatatatatatatatatatatatatatatatatatatatatatatatatatataaaagtataatgtTTATACATCTTCATATAactttcttataatatttttatatattttttaataaaaaaaataatttcgtATATAATGCCTTTAAACTACTAGTTAGCAAAATGtttgtttaaattttctatttttacagGGAAAACCTTTTTTGTATAAACAGACGACTACATATATAGGAATCACCACTTTGTCACTATCTATAATTTGTAAACTCACATAGAAAAGAAACCTATAATAAAATAGTCTTAGTTGTTTCTAAAGATCCTCTCGAATAAAATAGAGGCACATTCCACCAAGCACCCTCGTGGACATTAATTAAAAGTAGCAAATTTATATGGACAGCTAGTACCTTCCTTTCCTtctgtatttatttattacaaattattaataCTAATGCTCACATTAATATTTCctcaatattaaatattaatacaattattaaatagtataaagcattatatatattctaagtATCAATCAAATATAAAAGGCATTAAAAAATATGGTTGATTAGATCAGAAGAGGGTAATgaatacttttcaaaataagttcctaaaatttaaaagaaaatggaaaaagtctcctaaatattttgaaacattttccgggattttaatagttaaaaaacaATACCACAGTTAACTACAATGTGCATAATTATCGTCTAATGATTCAGTTAAATAACAATTGGGTGGTTACATGTAACTATGATTTACATATTCTTATAAAGATGGAGGAAAAAGCTTTTATGAtcgaattcagtcgagttggtcTAGTCGAAATTTATCTGAGTCGATGTAGTCAAAATTTGTTTGAGTTATCCGGTCAAAATTTTGTTGTGTCAGTCCTGAtccaaatttagttttatttgacTAGATTAGTTTCGGACGAAATTCGGCCATTTTGGCTGTGTCGGTCATGACCGAAATTTGGCCTATTCAGCCGAGCCTATTCTGGTCGAAATTCGGTGGAATTTAGTCAAGTTAGTCCCGACCAAAATTTAGTCGAGTCTGACCTAGCTGAAATATAGTCGTATTTGACCGAGTCAATCGTAGATGAAATCTGGTTGTATTTAGCTAAGTCGACCTCGACCAACGTATACAGTTGTGTAAACCCTGACCGAAATTTGATCGAGTAGGCCTTGAcccaaatgtggccatatttggcTAAGTCAgctctggccaaaatttggttgtattagGCGAAATCGACCCCAGCCGAAACTCGGCCGAATCCAATCAAGTCAATCTTGATCAAAAATTTGCCAAGTCGGCTCtaacccaaatttggtcgtattcggccATATCATCCTGGCCGTAATGAGGTTGTATGTGGCCCAATTTTACCGTGTCAGTcctagggatgacaaaaatacccgcgcccgcggataaaatccgcgaCGGATAATTACTACCCACAGGTATTTATTATCtacgggtagcgggtattttaatacccgcttataaacgggttgggtacgagtatcatactatccgtacccgtgggtaCCCGTAACCCGCAAGTACCCgttacccgcgggtacccgttactcgcaaaaaattaaaattaaaatttaagttacattttattaagttaaatttaattaaaattaaaattaaaagtatattttattatgtcaaatttaattataattataatttaatttaatttatatttaatttttataattttatattaaaaaatttgtaaaatatatattttttaaaatatttgcggatatcgggtatccacgagtatccgcaggttttaaaaatatccgcgTGTATTTTTTAAGCAGATACCCGGTGGGTAAATGGGCGGGTAGCGAGCGGGGTTTTTTTTTGCGGGTCGGGTTGCGGGTAGGCACTATTTgtgcccgacccgacccgttgccatTCTTAGTCAATCCTAACTGAAATTTGTACATATTTAGTCAAGTCGGCACGACCAAAATTCGTTTGAATTTGGCCGAGTTGGCCTCAgccaaaatttggccaaattcaacCAAGTCGGCCTCGACCAAAATTCGATCGAGTTGGTCCTGACAAAAAATCTGCCAAATTCGATGGTGTCAACACATAAGGACACAGgctttagaaaattcaatttaaatttcttttgtaaaacATAGATtcgaaattttgaatttaatccaaatatttggatatggatttaaatcttgatctaaatatttaatCTGAATTTTAAACAGATCAAAACTAGTtcgattgaaaaaaaaaggattttgattgaaaatctgatccaattatttggatctaaaatagATGTAGATTAagtcattaaaaatccaattcatgATCACATGGTAAACGAGGATTAAGTTGTGTTTACATtggtttatttttattgattaagtTGTGTTTGctgaagttttattatttttgtcattttattgTTTGTGTTGGATGTCATCCTCAAATCTTTTGCAAATTAATATActttgtaataatttaaaatatatatttttcatttggaTAGTTAATCATCTTGTGTCCTATGTAATGAATGTTATTGGATTAGGTAGACGTTAAATTTgtgcatttttaatattatctcCTTTAATGATGGGTGTTTTGGTAaaaatgtttgttttatttgtattggtaaatatatttttgtacgttagaatatataaattttaccttaaaatatatgaatagatataaatattatgttataatactatacattaaattaaattaaattaaagttaaattatgttAACTAATATGAGAAAGCATGTGCTTGTTATTTGTTGCCCTTATAATGTGGttccacattttttattataaaaggcATGCATCAGTATGCTCCCCTTCGCATCTATCACTGTTTCATTctccttcattttttttcgttaaagcttttctttctcttcttttcaatCCTACCTCAAGGGATACAAAGTTCAAAGTTCAAAGTTCGTACCTGCTTTTACAAGGTACTCATGTTTCTCATTCCATTGCTTCACTCTCTGATGAATGTTCAAAGTGAATACCGATTCACAATCACATCTTTCGATTTTGCGAATTTCTAAGTTTCTTCAAATCTGTCACTGGGTGCGCACATCCTTTTCTTTACCTGGagggaaagaagaaagaaaatttgacaaaaacCAAAGATGAGACGAAAGAATAAGAAATGTGAATCATGTTGCTATTGTAATTTCTAAAGATCACATTTATACACGTTCTAGATCACTAACGTTATGTTAATCAGGGATTCAAGACCTAAAATCAAACATGCTATAAGGTATAATCATCGTGTTATTCTCTCTCTgggaaaaaatgtaaaattacattataattttgaattttaattcttatttataactgtagttcctttttctttttttttttaacttttatgtttAAAAGTCTTTAATTTTGAtcagatatttaattttacatgtgATCTTTAAAACATATAACTTTATAGGTTCGAGTGTGTATGtaatatgtaataaattttatcatatattataatgATGGTTACCTTAGTATATGCTGACATGACATCAAAGTAATGTATGACTGATCTGGATTGGTTTTACACAGGTATTTGTGTGGAGCGTTGCATCAGCTGACACTACTTGAAAGCAGAAACCCGTGGTCGCAGCTATGTCTCCCCCCTCTAATAACGGTTCTGAAAGGTATTGAGCGATTAATTACCTAATTTTTAATGAGTAAGACAATGATATATGAACTTGGTTAAATCATGTTTTTATGGTACAATACTTTACTATTGGTGATTTTGAATCTGAAGTTTGGTCACCCTGCTTTGCTTTTGTATCAGTGCTGCTGAGGTTAATTGGGATGAACTTGGATTTAATTTAGTTACCACAGATTACATGTTTGTCATGAAATGTGCCAAAGGAGATAAGTTTTCAGAAGGATCGCTGCTTCCTTATGGCAACATTGAGATCAGTCCTTCTTCTGGGATATTAAATTATGGACAGGTTCTTATGCCACACAGCAATGCTTAATGATTTATCAGATTTTATCTATAATAAGCTTTGTGCAAAGAACTTGAAGCTAAGCCTCACAAATATGCAAACTTTGTGAGTCTTCAGGGAATCTTTGAGGGGCTTAAGGCATACAAAACTGAAGATGGGCGTATACTTTTATTTCGACCAGATGAGAATGGTCTACGCATGAAGAGAGGAGCAGATAGAATGTGTATGCCATCTCCATCTGTTGACCAGTTTGTCAATGCTGTGAAGCAGACAGTTCTTGCCAACAAACGATGGGTATTCATTCATTTCCTCATCTTGTTCATCTCTGTGATCcatgaaaaagttgaaaaacaaattaagcTTCAAATTTGAAACAGGTGCCTCCTCCAGGAAAAGGGTCACTATATCTTAGGCCCTTGCTCATTGGAACAGGACCACTCTTAGGTTTGGCACCAGCTCCTGAGTATACTTTTCTTATTTACTGTTCTCCAGTTGGCAGCTACCACAAGGTCACCTTTGGATTTCCACATGTTTTACGATACATGGAAAAAATTGTACTTGCAACTTGTTGAAATTTCatcttcttgattaattaatacAGGGTACACTGAACTTAAAAGTGGAGGATAAACTATATAGAGCAATATCTGGGAGTGGTGGAACTGGAGGGATCAAAAGTGTCACCAATTATGCCCCTGTAAGCATACACTACCGATTCATCTATAAAACATTTCCTCTTCCTTATGGTTGATAATTTTACTTATCCGAgattagaagaaaaagaaatttgtcAATCAAAACTTTGTTCCTGAATTTATCGTTCTGTAAACCTTTTGATGAATGTAATACAAAGCACGGTTATACTTAGACTGCTAAGTCAAATAACAGATCATACTAAAACTTACCTCAGATTATAATTGTCCTCTTGATAAAGTATATTATCCTTATATGTTTTTGTGCCATAGGTTTATACTGCAATAACAGATGCAAAGGCCAATGGATTCTCCGATGTGTTGTTCTTGGACTCAGCAACAGGAAAACATATAGAGGAGGCATCATCATGCAATGTATTTGTTGTGAAGGTCTGAACATTATTTATGTGGGCATGctattaacaatttttatatccAAACCATGTGACAGTctgaacaaaatttgtttaatttaatcctaTGAAGGGCAACACTATCTCCACTCCTTCATTAGATGGAACCATCCTGCCTGGTATCACACGAAAATCCATCATTGAAGTTGCCATTGATTTGGGTTATCAGGTATTAAATCAGTTTCGTTCAATTATTGGCACGTATATTGACTTGCTTCTAGAAAATATACCTACTATGTATGAGAAAATCTACCTTACCTATGTTTCTACAGACAAAAATGTTCTCAGTATTGTATGCTTAGTTACTTACAGAGAAGGGGCTTACTGAATTATGTTCAGGTCATGGAACGTGCCATATCAGTGGAGGAAATGCTAGTTGCTGACGAAATGTTCTGCACAGGAACTGCAGTGGTTGTTAACTCTGTTGCATCTGTTACCTATAAGGAAACCAGGTAAAAATTTCACTTCAGTTAttctatttcttttgttttcaatatACTACGTCAATTCAGATAATATTTACCCATTTTGTACACTTTTAAGTaggataaaattatttattttgtaatgattATTTTCATACTTAATCTTATTCATTAATATGATGATTTTTCGGTAGATGTCAAGTATAAAAGTACTTTCTGCTATCTATGCATAAATTAaactcaattttttatattagtaaGTATCATAAttcaactatttatttaaaatatcttctCTCTTATGTCTTTACCATTGACCAAATGCAGGAGGGATTACAAAACAGGGCCAGAAACATTGTCTGCAAAATTACGAAAAACACTGGTTGGAATTCAAACAGGGTGTCTTGAGGATACAAAGTCATGGACAGTCACAATCTCTTAATTGAAGATGACTTTTGTTTCATCCTAACAAGTTATCATTTGAAAGTCATTTTCCCTACATGTTCTgcataatatgaaaaattatacttttagttcTCTTAATTTAATAAAGGTTTTAAGTTCATCAACTGTGtaattctctctctctcacattTATCTGTTCCTTATTAGTTGTTATTAGAAGACATTTTAGTTGTTATTAGAAGACATTTTAGTTGTTTATGTTTGAATTGAAGGAACGTTGAATGGGTTAAAATGAAATGGAGTGGACTgaaatgtaatataataaaaacattatcatTGTTTATAAATCTCATATACTAAAATGCAGCATAAAGAATCCATCTCCTTCCTTTTAAACTGAAGCAAAAAGAAAGCAAATAAAGGTAAAATTCACTAGttcatattatatttcatttttatttcaccaattcaaataataaaagtgaaccgagaaagaaaaaactaaaaagaaaaaaaaaaaaagtgaagtgACAAGGAAGGCAATAAAACAGAGTTTTAATCTTCTCCGTCAACTTATTTTAGGTTAGTTCTTGACTTGAACGAAGTGAGAAATGAGTCTTCCAGTTCAAGTTGACCATGCCAATTTATATCATATAgtgttaatattaataaaatgaagGTTGATGACTACTTATTTATGTCATATGCTAATGTATTTTACTCATGTGTGTTGCTTCTTACACCCATCAAATTTCTTCTTCCACCCCATcagttttctgaaaaaaatttCTATAATAGAAAGGGTAATCGTTTTTcggaaaaaaaaagacaaaattgttTATAGTGATCCAGAAAATAGATTCTCTAGGTGATAGAGTATAGGAAGCAGGGCTTTCCTCTATAGATAGAAGAACTAGTCATCCGTTTTCTGCCATGCACTAGGAGACATAcagaaacaaaactaaaaactttataatttattttcaatgcgCCGTCTGTGGGGATCGAACCCACGACCACGTGGTTAAAAGCCACGCGCTCTACCACTGAGCTAAGACggcttatattattttatcttttcaagATGTTATTTAGTAATGGAATACAGAAGCTTGCCTTTATTACTTTTCATTCCTTTGATGGACACCATTATCATCTTAACCTGTATACCTGTATTCATATCATTCATTTGAAgggtaatttcaatttttatctttaaatactatgattatataattatgtgaCACTTATATATTAACCCGAGTTTTTAATGAATAATTGTACTATTTTCTACAACATTATTTTGTATGACATTTTTATTTCGTTGAAACTATATGTATATTTCATGATGAATCTAATacgaatattatatatatatatatatatatatatatatatatatatatatatatatatatatatatatatatatatatatatatatgcatgtgcGCAAATGTCAAGGTTTAAGGTCGTGTGatgtttaaaataaacttaaaaaaatgaggtattttatttataatttattttctgaatttttttatgtaatattatttattaaattgtcatgattaagttttttttttattattattgttttcacttatatgtatattgttattatcttgttCATTTAAGAGTATACACCACTactttttaattcatttttcttatctatttttataaatttatttatagctCATTCTTTGTGATATAATTGAAACATCAACTCttttcttctggatttttgAACGACACgactaattcaaattttctagttgacatattcatatattttcatatgaaacaatactacaagaaaatcggATATTATCTAGGAAAAATAATTTACGAAAtatttttcgtagataattttttttttatctacgaAATATGATCGTAAATAACTTAAATGCTCGTAGGTAACAAATCATTAGATGACATACGAAACTTTCGTAGGAAGCATGACTTAATTTGATGGGAATCTTTTCTACGAAGTATTACTTACGAAACTCAGAGTAGATAactaatatcataaaaaaataaatataaaaataatttaaaagaaacttACCTACGGAAATATTTCGggtgtaaaaattaaattattttttattaaaaacataccTTTCGTAAGCTGCACACacatattatgtaatattataggtttgaagaaaaatttttctaaaagttaCAAACACCTACATACCACAATCCTCTCTCGAAACCTCGTCTTTGGCGTTCACTCCACACAAACTCGACTCCGGCGCTCACTCCACACAAACCCGACTCTGACGCTCACTCCAAACCTCCACACAAACTCGACTCTGATGCAGCAATGGAGTAGTAGCACACAACGTAGCAGCTTTCGTCTTCATACCAAGCAATGTAGCAGCAACAAATTTGCGCGTTCGCGGTCCAGCTCCTGCCACACCAAGACGATCACAAAACCCCTTTCACCATCCAAAAATTTGCGCACGGGAAGGAATCAGAAACCCTCGAAGAATTGGGAAAAAATCGTAAGTCGTGGTTTTAGGGTTTAACATTTTGGGATTGATGTTAGTGGCTAAACCATTGTTTCAATCGATTATGTGTTggtttatttagttttttttttttttactatgcTTTTTCCCTTGGCTCTACTGCTCCATTTCACTGCATTCTAGCACCTCATATTTTCGTTTCCCAGGTTGTTAGAGTAGAACATTGTGAAAGAGTTCATGTTAAAGTAGAACATTCAGTCATTTTGATTACTTCCCGTCTCACAAGACTTAGAATATGGGAGGTAGAGCATAGATtgtttatttagaaattaagaaaaactgGTTGGTGTAAGAGAAGTAATGAGTCATAAATAATTGTCTTAAATGagagttttaaatattaaatacaatataaatgAGTTGTTTAGATATGATAGTTTTCTTCAATCCTCCACCTTTTCATGTCACACCATTTTTTATGAACTTGTTAGAGATTTTGGAAAGTCAAACTTATAAAGAGCAATTAAAATGTATAGCTAGATTTGGTTTGTCTGGGAAAGAGTATATGCTGATGTTTAACCACTCTTACCATAATCATGTATGAATTTCAAGCAAGAAGTTATAGCTAGCCATATATGGAGGGTATGAAATATGATGTTATACTTAATTTATCTTAACTTagcaagaaaaaaatgattaggCAGTGGAGTGATTTAAACTCTTCATGTAGGTCAATGCTTGATCCTTTTTGGCATCTATATCTCCTTTCTTGGTGTGGTGTTTTTTATCGTGAAAGAAAATTGATGTTAGCACAATTTGAAGACATGGTGCAACAAAACCTgcattaataaaacaaattgatctccaagttaaaaaataaaataaaataataatcctgTTTGACCacaaaaatcaaacaagaatggtcaaaataaatttattttaaataattcattaaaaccaagtcaaatttgtaaaacttaattaaaccaATGAAAAAAGAGGGCAAGTGTTGAATTTTAGTGAAGTTTGAGTAGGTGAATAATGTAGCCGTTGGGaacaagaaataaatatttaatggcGGCCGAATATAAGGGCATTTTCCACTCTCGTTCGTTTGCGTGTTTAACCTAAATAAATTTCTCCTCtccaatttcattttcttttatcccAATATCAAGGACCCTACAAAGTCACCAACTTCTTTATTCTCATTATAAAAAGGTAAACAATGCTTTcatctctctctcacacacataTTTTACACATGCATTGAGAAATCACTTGCTGTAGCCGATCGCTGTTCTTCTGCTCAATTCGGTAATTTAACTCTTCGTTTTTAAATTCTCACATTTTCACTTAACTTTCACGCACCAACAAGAAGCTTTATAAGTTTTAATCAATCTTTCATACTATTATCTTTCGTCTTCCATAGGAAGCAGTTTATAAtgttttactattatatttGTTGTTATCAAAACAACTCTATTGCCCTTAATAATGATTAGTTTTAGCATACATTTTCTttctagttttgttttttaagtaatcagattattttaaatctatacatatatttaaaggattttttttctctctatatatatttttttcaattaattttatcctt contains:
- the LOC114179512 gene encoding branched-chain-amino-acid aminotransferase 2, chloroplastic-like, translated to MSPPSNNGSESAAEVNWDELGFNLVTTDYMFVMKCAKGDKFSEGSLLPYGNIEISPSSGILNYGQGIFEGLKAYKTEDGRILLFRPDENGLRMKRGADRMCMPSPSVDQFVNAVKQTVLANKRWVPPPGKGSLYLRPLLIGTGPLLGLAPAPEYTFLIYCSPVGSYHKGTLNLKVEDKLYRAISGSGGTGGIKSVTNYAPVYTAITDAKANGFSDVLFLDSATGKHIEEASSCNVFVVKGNTISTPSLDGTILPGITRKSIIEVAIDLGYQVMERAISVEEMLVADEMFCTGTAVVVNSVASVTYKETRRDYKTGPETLSAKLRKTLVGIQTGCLEDTKSWTVTIS